The following is a genomic window from Verrucosispora sp. WMMD573.
TGCGACGCTGGCGCAGCCAGAGCACCGGACCGCTGACCAGATAGCCGACCACGATCAGTCCGAAGGTGAGCCGGACGTCGATCAGCGCGCCGACCACCGGCGCGAGCCAGACCCACGGCGGCAGCTTGACCAGGCGGGCGAGCTTGGCGTAGGGGAAGCTGCTGACCATGGTGAAGGCGAGCAGGGCCACCCCCGCGATCTGCACCGCCCCCGGCACCGGCATACCGATCACCACCATCAGGGCGAGCACGGCGGCGGCCATGGTGGTGGGTACGCCCGAGAAGAACCGTCCGTCGCTCGGCGAGACGTTGAACCTCGCCAACCGGATGGCGGCGCAGGCGGCGACGAGCGCGGCGGCCACCGCGGCGGCGGCCGTCGGCGCGGAACCGGCCAGCGACGCGTAGACCACCACGGGCGCGGCGAGTCCGAAGGAGCACATGTCGGCCAGCGAGTCCATCTGGGCGCCGAACGGGCTGGACACCCCGAGCTTGCGGGCCAACGCACCGTCCAGGCCGTCGAACGCGACGCAGGCGATCAGGAGGAACGCGGCCAGCCGCACCTCGCCCTGCATGGCGACGAAGATCGCGTTGATGCCGAGCAGCAGGCTGGCCAGAGTGCAGGCGTTGACCAGGGCGAACTTCATCCGTCGCGCCGGGGTCCGCTCACCCGGCAGCAGCGGTACCGGTGTCGCTGTCGACTCGCCAAGCGCCGGAGCCAGCGCGGCGGGTGGGTTGACCGTGACCGGGCCGACCAGCGAGCCGACCGGGGCGATGGTCTCCATCCCGGAGCGGTGGGACCGCCTGAGGCCGTATCGGCGACGTGGGCGGTCCTGATAGCGGGGCTCGGGCAACACGTCGGTCGCGCCGTGCATTTCCGCACCTCGGCGGCCGACGCGAACCAGCAGGACCTGGCGGGCGAGGGTGCCGCTGCGGCGCAGCGGGCCCGTCCAGCTTCGCCCTGCGGGACGCGGGCTGTCAGTCGTACGACGCCGGCGCCATGGGGCTCTCGGCACGCTTCCTCCATCACCGGATCGGCTTACCGCCACGTGGCGGGCGTCCGGCTGTCTCGTGCCGGACCTTCCTGGCCCGGCAGCCGTTTTGCGGAGTACACCATCGCACAGGGGGGTGGGGGATGGCGATAGCTGCCGGCGGTACTTATATCTCCCTTAACCGCGCGAACCGCCGTCTTATTCCCATCCGGGACACTCGCCCGTTTTCTACGCCTGCCCTGCCTCGACTGTACCGGAGGTTGTCCGCCCCGGCTCGGTGGCAAGAGGAGCCCGGCACCGCCACCGTAGGTCACCTCGGTGCCTCCAGAGCCATCACGGCGATCTCAGTCAGCGGAAGATTCCGCAGTTCAGATGTGGTGAACCAGGCGGCATGAGCGGTGGAGCCACCGGCCAGTTCG
Proteins encoded in this region:
- a CDS encoding CDP-alcohol phosphatidyltransferase family protein, with the translated sequence MRRSGTLARQVLLVRVGRRGAEMHGATDVLPEPRYQDRPRRRYGLRRSHRSGMETIAPVGSLVGPVTVNPPAALAPALGESTATPVPLLPGERTPARRMKFALVNACTLASLLLGINAIFVAMQGEVRLAAFLLIACVAFDGLDGALARKLGVSSPFGAQMDSLADMCSFGLAAPVVVYASLAGSAPTAAAAVAAALVAACAAIRLARFNVSPSDGRFFSGVPTTMAAAVLALMVVIGMPVPGAVQIAGVALLAFTMVSSFPYAKLARLVKLPPWVWLAPVVGALIDVRLTFGLIVVGYLVSGPVLWLRQRRTIV